In Populus alba chromosome 1, ASM523922v2, whole genome shotgun sequence, a single window of DNA contains:
- the LOC118042583 gene encoding trihelix transcription factor ASR3, protein MALEQQLSLTTTQNPVDGERTNGVDTNIRDGGDDGNKAPRLPRWTRQEILVLIQGKRVAENRVRRGRASGMGIGSGQIEPKWASVSSYCKRHGVNRGPVQCRKRWSNLAGDFKKIKEWETSIREETESFWVMRNDLRRERKLPGFFDREVYDILDGGGGTVPGLALALAPSSTAAEAEAVAEEVVFDSGRSAAAEDGLFSDFEQEEGGGSPEAVVKEVQPIKMAVTAGVANPTPISEKQYQPAPRASQAEVPPNDKRPATNPGMGSASQEERKRKRFAIDGDEETISLQGHLIDVLERNGKMLSAQLEAQNTNFQLDREQRKDHADGLVAVLNKLANALGKIADKL, encoded by the exons atggCTTTAGAGCAGCAATTAAGCTTAACCACAACTCAAAATCCAGTTGACGGCGAAAGAACTAACGGCGTTGATACCAACATCCGAGACGGCGGGGATGACGGAAACAAAGCACCGAGACTCCCTCGGTGGACGCGGCAAGAAATTCTAGTACTCATACAGGGCAAGAGAGTGGCAGAAAACAGAGTCCGAAGAGGTCGCGCATCGGGTATGGGCATCGGGTCGGGACAAATCGAACCGAAATGGGCCTCGGTATCTTCTTACTGCAAAAGACATGGAGTGAACCGAGGACCGGTTCAGTGTCGGAAAAGATGGAGTAATTTAGCAGGTGATTTTAAGAAGATAAAAGAATGGGAGACTTCAATAAGAGAAGAAACGGAGTCCTTTTGGGTTATGAGGAATGAtttgagaagagaaaggaagttGCCTGGGTTTTTTGATAGGGAGGTATATGATATTCTCGATGGTGGTGGCGGTACGGTCCCGGGATTGGCGCTTGCTTTGGCACCGTCTTCGACGGCGGCAGAGGCGGAGGCAGTAGCGGAAGAGGTGGTTTTTGATAGTGGGCGGAGTGCAGCGGCGGAGGATGGGTTGTTTTCGGATTTTGAGCAGGAGGAGGGAGGAGGGAGTCCGGAGGCTGTAGTTAAGGAGGTGCAACCGATAAAGATGGCGGTGACGGCAGGGGTTGCTAATCCGACACCGATTTCAG AGAAGCAGTACCAGCCAGCTCCACGAGCAAGTCAAGCTGAAG TTCCACCAAATGATAAAAGGCCCGCCACAAATCCTGGGATGGGGTCTGCTTCACAGGAGGAACGGAAACGGAAACGGTTTGCGATAGATGGTGACGAGGAAACCATCAGTTTGCAGGgtcatttgattgatgtattGGAAAGGAATGGTAAAATGCTGTCTGCTCAGCTTGAAGCTCAGAACACAAATTTTCAGCTGGACCGGGAGCAGAGGAAGGATCATGCAGATGGTCTGGTTGCTGTTCTCAATAAGCTGGCGAATGCGCTTGGGAAAATAGCGGATAAGTTGTAG
- the LOC118042594 gene encoding uncharacterized protein yields MVRGKGRMGSAGEGIGLVFLTLALCIAIMSEQCQGRSAYEEPANCLRLECAPYQVIHSQKGYEIRSYRTATWISTSPINSNSYRDAAGHGFNILAAYIQGNNDQAANINMTAPVMVDMFSSTASSRNKTFTVHLYLPQKYQNNPPLSRQVHPVKLPKHRHAAVRRFGGFMNDTNIPGQVLALKKSLEGTPWESSIARTQSRGRVPCSVAGYNSPYEYENRANEVMFWFD; encoded by the exons ATGGTTCGAGGAAAGGGCCGCATGGGTTCGGCCGGCGAAGGGATTGGTTTGGTCTTCTTGACCCTGGCTCTGTGCATTGCTATTATGTCTGAGCAATGTCAAGGTCGCAGTGCCTATGAAGAGCCGGCGAACTGTCTACGCCTGGAGTGTGCTCCATATCAGGTGATTCACAGTCAAAAAGGTTATGAAATTAGAAGTTACAGAACAGCGACTTGGATTTCTACCTCACCAATCAACTCTAACTCGTACAGGGATGCAGCTGGTCATGGTTTCAACAT CCTCGCTGCGTATATTCAAGGGAACAATGATCAGGCAGCAAACATCAACATGACAGCTCCAGTTATGGTAGATATGTTTTCATCAACCGCAAGTTCCCGCAACAAAACCTTTACTGTGCACCTCTATTTGCCACAAAAGTACCAAAATAACCCTCCTCTCTCCCGTCAAGTGCATCCTGTGAAGCTGCCTAAACACCGCCATGCAGCTGTGAGGAGGTTTGGAGGTTTTATGAACGACACCAACATCCCTGGACAAGTTTTGGCGTTGAAGAAAAGCCTCGAGGGCACCCCCTGGGAATCATCCATAGCAAGGACACAAAGCAGGGGTCGTGTGCCTTGCAGTGTTGCTGGCTACAACTCGCCCTACGAATACGAGAATCGTGCAAATGAAGTCATGTTTTGGTTTGATTAA